Proteins encoded in a region of the Salminus brasiliensis chromosome 2, fSalBra1.hap2, whole genome shotgun sequence genome:
- the LOC140549562 gene encoding uncharacterized protein — protein sequence MQKLEEVKCEDVALPVLTPEEMKYEDMALPVLKKEEMKSEGVGLPVLNPEEIKCEDVMLPICASAHQRSPGALCANKSPKQEKYIFRKESARQCLQRGMSSDCEKGVVVDSDVKTHNREKPAHCSECGKTFTQHSYLKIHQRLHTGERPHKCTECGKTFTQVSYLTKHKRVHKGEKPHRCLECGKTFTQLGYLKKHQRLHTGDGLYRCSECGKGFNLRSNLRIHQRLHTGERPYHCLDCGRSFNLQSNLKIHQRLHTGERPYHCSDCGKSFNRSSHLQLHQHVHTGEKLYECSECGKKFGLQLYLSIHQRSHTGEKPFQCSVCEKSFSFQSRLQEHQRTHTGDKPYECSECGKSFTVQSSLQTHKLIHTGEKPYQCSQCGRRFNQKSNLLRHQRIHTGEKPYHCSDCGKSFTVKSHLQSHKLIHTGESTYHCSECGKNFKCRRTTKKHKCTKKIVKMPAT from the coding sequence ATGCAGAAACTAGAAGAGGTGAAATGTGAGGATGTGGCACTACCAGTGCTAACGCCAGAAGAGATGAAATATGAGGATATGGCACTGCCAGTGCTAAAAAAAGAAGAGATGAAAAGTGAGGGTGTTGGGCTGCCAGTTCTGAATCCAGAAGAAATTAAATGTGAGGATGTGATGCTGCCAATATGTGCAAGTGCTCACCAAAGATCACCTGGTGCTCTCTGTGCAAATAAATCCCCAAAACaagagaaatatatatttagaaagGAGTCAGCTCGCCAGTGTCTACAGCGTGGGATGTCATCAGACTGTGAGAAAGGTGTTGTTGTTGACAGCGATGTCAAGACTCACAACAGAGAGAAGCCAGCTCACTGCTCCGAGTGTGGAAAAACATTTACGCAACATAGTTATCTCAAAATACACCAGCGCCTCCACACAGGAGAGAGGCCACATAAATGCACTGAATGTGGGAAAACCTTTACTCAAGTTAGTTATCTAACAAAACACAAGCGTGTTCACAAAGGAGAGAAGCCCCATCGCTGTTTAGAGTGTGGGAAAACCTTTACACAACTGGGTTACCTAAAGAAACACCAACGCCTTCACACAGGAGATGGGCTGTATCGTTGTTCAGAATGTGGAAAAGGTTTTAATCTACGCAGTAATCTCAGAATACACCAACGtcttcacacaggagagagacCATATCACTGCTTAGACTGTGGAAGGAGTTTTAATCTACAGAGTAATCTCAAAATACACCAGCGccttcacacaggagagaggccgtatcactgctcagactgtgggaagagttttaatcgaAGTAGTCATCTCCAACTTCACCAGCACGTGCACACTGGAGAGAAGCTGTACGAGTGCTCCGAGTGTGGGAAGAAGTTTGGTCTTCAACTTTATCTCTCAATTCACCAGCGCAGCCACACCGGAGAGAAGCCATTTCAGTGCTCAGTGTGTGAGAAAAGTTTCAGTTTTCAAAGTCGTCTTCAGGAACATCAGCGTACTCACACTGGAGATAAGCCGTATgagtgctcagagtgtggaaagagttttacagTACAGAGTAGTCTCCAAACACACAagctcattcacacaggagaaaagcCATATCAGTGCTCACAGTGTGGGCGGAGGTTTAATCAAAAGAGTAATCTCCTGCGacatcagcgcattcacacaggagagaagccatatcactgctcagactgtgggaagagttttactgtaaaaagtcaTCTCCAATCACACAAACTCATCCACACTGGAGAGAGTACATACCACTGCTCTGAATGTGGGAAGAACTTTAAATGTAGACGTACTACAAAGAAACACAAGTGTACAAAAAAGATTGTGAAAATGCCTGCCACCTGA